From a single Methylosinus sp. H3A genomic region:
- the rimP gene encoding ribosome maturation factor RimP, with protein sequence MSRLAETPAAGAVEAPSPLDEPRLCGETGVAARIAHIAEPVLAQIGFRLVRARIFAQSGMTLQIMAERPDGTMTIEDCEAASQALSPELDVEDVISDAYRLEISSPGIDRPLVRVSDFRRAIGHEAKIELMQPLASGRKRFRGNIVTVEGEGRDAVVTLERNDAPPDEEKIVQMPLRDLDEAKLMLTDALIREALRASKAPIEDESASEEAPAPQEEERPRRGPGRFAAARGNKAKPLVPAGVQTGFKKKGSGPGRRGDA encoded by the coding sequence ATGAGCCGCTTGGCAGAAACGCCCGCCGCCGGCGCCGTGGAGGCGCCCTCCCCTCTCGATGAGCCGCGCCTTTGCGGCGAGACGGGCGTCGCGGCGCGCATCGCCCATATAGCCGAGCCCGTGCTGGCGCAGATCGGCTTCCGGCTCGTGCGCGCGCGCATTTTCGCGCAGAGCGGCATGACGCTGCAGATCATGGCCGAACGCCCCGACGGAACGATGACGATCGAGGATTGCGAGGCCGCGAGCCAGGCGCTCTCGCCCGAGCTCGACGTCGAGGACGTGATCTCCGACGCCTATCGGCTGGAGATCTCCTCGCCCGGCATCGATCGTCCGCTGGTCAGAGTCTCGGATTTTCGGCGCGCGATCGGCCATGAGGCGAAGATCGAGCTGATGCAGCCGCTCGCCTCTGGCCGCAAGCGTTTTCGAGGCAATATCGTCACTGTCGAGGGCGAAGGCCGCGACGCCGTGGTGACGCTCGAGCGCAATGACGCGCCGCCGGACGAAGAAAAAATCGTGCAAATGCCTCTGCGCGACCTCGACGAGGCCAAGCTGATGCTGACCGACGCGCTGATCCGCGAGGCGCTGCGCGCCAGCAAAGCGCCGATCGAAGACGAGAGCGCGAGCGAGGAAGCGCCCGCGCCGCAGGAAGAGGAGAGGCCCCGCCGTGGGCCCGGCCGTTTCGCCGCGGCGAGAGGTAATAAGGCGAAGCCGCTGGTTCCGGCCGGCGTGCAGACGGGATTCAAGAAAAAAGGCAGCGGACCCGGCCGTCGCGGAGACGCGTAG
- a CDS encoding HAD family phosphatase: MVFPHPVEAVLFDMDGTLLDTERLYVDAWIAAGRAVGAEITEDFCHRMIGKPMQDCETMMLERFGADFPLDACIEACGGFVARASRAGVPLKDGARELVDYLTAMNIPLAIATSSRRPTAEHHLSRCGLLSHFSALVTRDDVARGKPHPESYLRAARALDKEPPRCLALEDSPTGLRSAAASGAMTILAPDILQPSPEERALCLAVVASLRDVLDMLRAHAAAHRPLGAFAR, translated from the coding sequence ATGGTTTTCCCCCATCCTGTAGAAGCGGTCCTCTTCGATATGGACGGCACGCTCCTCGACACGGAGCGGCTCTATGTCGACGCCTGGATCGCGGCCGGACGCGCCGTCGGCGCCGAGATCACCGAAGACTTCTGCCATCGCATGATCGGCAAGCCCATGCAGGATTGCGAGACGATGATGCTCGAGCGCTTCGGCGCCGATTTTCCGCTCGACGCCTGCATCGAAGCCTGCGGCGGCTTCGTCGCCCGCGCCTCGCGCGCCGGCGTGCCGCTCAAGGACGGGGCGCGCGAGCTCGTCGATTATCTCACCGCCATGAATATTCCGCTCGCCATCGCCACCTCCTCGCGGCGGCCGACGGCGGAGCATCATCTGAGCCGTTGCGGCCTGCTCTCGCATTTCTCCGCGCTGGTGACTCGCGACGATGTCGCGCGGGGCAAGCCGCATCCGGAATCTTATCTCCGCGCCGCGCGCGCGCTCGACAAGGAGCCGCCGCGCTGCCTCGCGCTCGAGGATTCGCCCACGGGCCTGCGCTCGGCCGCCGCCTCCGGCGCGATGACGATCCTCGCGCCGGATATTTTGCAGCCCTCCCCGGAGGAGCGCGCGCTCTGCCTCGCGGTCGTCGCGAGCCTGCGCGACGTGCTCGACATGCTGCGCGCGCACGCCGCCGCGCATCGGCCCTTAGGGGCCTTTGCGCGCTGA
- a CDS encoding TonB-dependent receptor: MSRAVEKLACAFFSAVAPLALTAAAGFSSKLAFAEDARIDDVVVGARTSGLTRQEEKVLLSTPRSAAIVDGQKAEEEHLERLSDLSQLVPNYRPNIATARTSTPAIRGVGRGAGNGDSSELDTGFIVDNVFWKHVGFQWGDFIDLDSFEVGLGPQGTALGKNTTVGNIVLRTQLPSFDRKATLETSFANYSHIVEKLNVTGPIIDDRLAYRLALYLDKGSGWIHDQVTGTGYLNNDRWGARGQLLYVGDSVTDRLIFYRTSSQEYIASNNHTGQIGDSVPIFANGTLGATYAQTFRNRLGRNVLSFDAYQPLNTRNGPWNTRTTTLSNEANWQIDAYTLTSISAWGEFTLHTHNALGIQETEITNVGGDADVYVDQYSQELRLASPRDQRLEWQAGLYSLYEKTRSYSHTDFGGNAAQWFGTPTTDPALLNGFQQRTDGKSRTFHIGGFGQGAYHLDERWTLTFGLRDSYEIKEGSVFGWDKAWSQIFSPIQVYNAIRGGGGVGFWDTGSATSTRNMLTGSFNPSYKYSENILLYGLLGRGEKAAAVNDRAQPIWSGTTFKGFQPLFTRAETSWDYELGAKTNWLDGNLIANVNLYWTDIFDFQANMVDTSYLDATGQPIRQTYLGSVPHVRLRGVEFTGRFSPIERLWLSFNGAYTEARYISYDNAAPPADWIWSTPSSAPAGFLKAPLTLSRSNSRWENLPKWAVNFGATYDHPLGPVFRDLGPFWDRPVTAFGYVNVAWQDRTQLTNPWSVLQYWQPAYSIVNAGLGLRTDDERYSLSIWAKNVFDQRYITAWSPGSSTTATTIQFQDFPRSVGGTLLVKLY; this comes from the coding sequence ATGAGTCGTGCTGTCGAGAAACTCGCATGCGCATTCTTTTCCGCCGTTGCGCCGCTCGCCCTCACGGCAGCCGCCGGCTTTTCCTCGAAACTCGCTTTCGCCGAAGACGCCAGGATCGACGACGTGGTCGTCGGCGCGCGAACATCGGGGCTGACGCGGCAGGAGGAAAAAGTCCTGCTGAGCACGCCGCGCTCGGCGGCGATCGTCGACGGGCAAAAGGCCGAAGAGGAGCATTTGGAGCGTCTCTCCGACCTCTCGCAACTGGTTCCCAATTACCGACCCAACATCGCGACAGCACGCACGTCGACGCCGGCGATCCGCGGTGTCGGCCGCGGCGCCGGCAATGGCGACTCGTCCGAATTGGACACGGGCTTCATCGTCGACAATGTCTTCTGGAAACATGTCGGCTTCCAATGGGGCGACTTCATCGATCTCGACTCCTTCGAGGTCGGGCTCGGACCACAAGGGACGGCGCTCGGCAAGAACACGACGGTCGGCAATATCGTCCTTCGCACGCAACTTCCGTCCTTCGACCGCAAGGCGACGCTCGAGACCTCCTTCGCCAATTACAGCCACATCGTCGAGAAGTTGAACGTCACCGGACCCATCATCGACGACAGGCTCGCCTATCGCCTGGCTCTCTATCTCGACAAGGGCTCGGGCTGGATTCACGATCAGGTCACCGGAACCGGCTATCTGAACAATGATCGCTGGGGCGCGCGCGGGCAGTTGCTCTATGTCGGCGACAGCGTCACCGACCGCCTGATCTTCTATCGCACGAGTTCCCAGGAATATATCGCATCCAACAATCACACGGGGCAGATCGGCGATTCGGTTCCGATCTTCGCCAATGGAACGCTCGGCGCGACCTATGCGCAGACGTTCCGTAACCGACTGGGACGAAATGTCCTCTCCTTCGACGCCTACCAGCCGCTCAACACGCGCAACGGCCCCTGGAACACGCGGACGACCACCCTCTCCAACGAAGCGAATTGGCAGATCGACGCCTATACGCTCACCTCCATCTCGGCCTGGGGCGAGTTCACGCTGCATACGCACAATGCGCTCGGCATTCAGGAGACCGAGATCACCAATGTCGGCGGCGACGCCGACGTCTATGTCGATCAGTATTCGCAAGAGCTGCGGCTCGCGTCGCCGCGCGACCAGAGGCTCGAATGGCAGGCCGGGCTCTATTCGCTCTACGAGAAGACCCGGTCGTATTCGCATACCGATTTCGGCGGCAACGCCGCGCAATGGTTCGGAACGCCGACCACCGATCCCGCCCTCCTCAACGGCTTTCAACAGCGCACCGACGGCAAGTCGCGAACCTTCCATATCGGCGGCTTCGGCCAGGGGGCCTATCATCTCGACGAGCGATGGACGCTGACCTTCGGCTTGCGCGACAGCTACGAGATCAAGGAAGGCTCGGTGTTCGGCTGGGACAAGGCGTGGAGCCAGATATTCTCGCCCATTCAAGTCTATAATGCGATCCGCGGAGGGGGCGGCGTCGGCTTCTGGGACACGGGCAGCGCGACCAGCACGCGCAACATGCTGACCGGCTCGTTCAATCCCTCCTACAAATACAGCGAGAACATTCTGCTCTACGGTCTCCTCGGCCGCGGCGAGAAGGCCGCGGCGGTCAACGACCGCGCCCAGCCGATCTGGTCTGGAACGACGTTCAAGGGCTTCCAGCCGCTGTTCACCAGGGCGGAGACGAGCTGGGACTATGAGCTCGGCGCGAAGACGAATTGGCTCGACGGAAACCTCATCGCCAATGTCAATCTCTATTGGACCGACATATTCGACTTCCAGGCCAATATGGTCGACACGAGCTATCTGGATGCGACCGGCCAGCCGATACGCCAGACCTATCTCGGCTCGGTTCCGCATGTGCGGCTGCGGGGCGTGGAATTCACCGGGAGATTTTCGCCGATCGAGCGCCTCTGGCTGTCGTTCAACGGCGCCTATACGGAGGCGCGCTACATCAGCTACGACAACGCCGCTCCGCCGGCGGATTGGATCTGGTCCACTCCCTCTTCGGCGCCCGCCGGATTTCTCAAGGCGCCACTGACGCTCTCGCGCTCGAATTCGCGCTGGGAGAATCTTCCCAAATGGGCGGTCAATTTCGGCGCGACCTACGACCATCCGCTGGGGCCGGTGTTTCGCGATCTCGGTCCGTTCTGGGATCGGCCCGTCACCGCTTTCGGCTATGTCAATGTCGCCTGGCAGGATCGCACGCAGCTCACCAATCCCTGGTCCGTTCTGCAATATTGGCAGCCCGCTTATTCGATCGTGAACGCCGGTCTCGGCCTGCGCACGGACGACGAGCGCTACAGTCTCTCGATCTGGGCCAAGAACGTCTTCGACCAGCGCTACATCACCGCTTGGTCGCCCGGCAGCTCGACGACGGCGACGACAATCCAGTTTCAGGATTTTCCACGCTCTGTGGGAGGGACGCTGCTGGTGAAGCTCTATTGA
- a CDS encoding carboxypeptidase-like regulatory domain-containing protein, whose translation MRFLAACAALAPLALSACNSAAPEMRFDPAEAAFIKLEGKATIEGQAFLRDQQGKMNVRYAAGEVVRLIPATAYAQARFSQYYGKRKFIPALLMPTPTQEADYAAHTRTTKAGATGRFTFDKVAPGRYFVTTQLTWVPKGGLLSEGGAMYDEIIVTGKETDPIDVVLSGN comes from the coding sequence ATGCGTTTTCTCGCCGCCTGCGCCGCTCTGGCGCCGCTCGCCCTCTCCGCCTGCAACAGCGCCGCGCCGGAAATGCGCTTCGATCCGGCGGAGGCCGCCTTCATCAAGCTGGAGGGCAAGGCGACGATCGAGGGCCAGGCCTTTCTGCGCGATCAGCAGGGCAAAATGAATGTGCGCTACGCCGCCGGCGAGGTCGTGCGGCTCATTCCCGCGACGGCCTATGCGCAGGCGCGCTTCTCGCAATATTATGGCAAGCGCAAATTCATCCCGGCCTTGCTCATGCCGACGCCGACGCAGGAGGCCGACTACGCGGCCCATACGCGCACGACCAAGGCGGGCGCGACCGGCCGCTTCACTTTCGACAAGGTCGCGCCGGGCCGCTATTTCGTGACGACGCAGCTCACCTGGGTTCCGAAGGGCGGCTTGCTGAGCGAGGGCGGCGCGATGTACGACGAGATCATCGTCACCGGCAAGGAGACCGACCCGATCGATGTCGTGCTCTCCGGCAATTGA
- the nusA gene encoding transcription termination factor NusA: MAVSANRLEILQIADAVAREKSIDRSIVIASMEDALQKAARSRYGQETEVRAEINPKSGEVRFSRLLLVVDLIDNDATQISIEDARKRNPAAQVGDWISETLPPFDFGRIAAQSAKQIIVQKVREAERDRQYEEFKDRIGEIVNGVVKRVEYGNVIIDLGRGEAIIRRDEMIPRETFRPGDRVRAYVYDVRREQRGPQIFLSRTHPQFMAKLFRQEVPEIYDGVIEVKSVARDPGSRAKIAVVSRDSSIDPVGACVGMRGSRVQAVVGELQGERIDIIPWSADAATFIVNALQPAEVVKVVLDEDTARIEVVVPDDQLSLAIGRRGQNVRLASQLTGWDIDILTEAEESERRQREFVERTKVFMNAIDVDEVVGRLLASEGFQSVEELAFVDLGELATIEGFDEDTAAEIQNRARNYLERVEAENEARRVELGVLDELKELDGVTTAMLVKLGENDVKSIEDLAGCVPDDLVGWSEKKDGETVKQTGFLDGIDISREEAEALIMDARVRAGWIEAPEPEAEEEAAEAEATEQSETLQTETVQTETQQTETQ; this comes from the coding sequence ATGGCCGTCAGCGCCAACAGGTTGGAAATCCTGCAGATCGCCGATGCGGTCGCGCGCGAGAAATCGATCGACCGCTCGATCGTCATCGCCTCCATGGAGGACGCGCTGCAAAAGGCCGCGCGCTCGCGCTATGGGCAGGAGACCGAGGTCCGCGCCGAGATCAATCCGAAGAGCGGCGAAGTGCGCTTCTCGCGCCTGCTGCTCGTCGTCGATCTCATCGACAATGACGCGACGCAGATTTCCATCGAGGATGCGCGCAAGCGCAATCCGGCGGCGCAGGTCGGCGACTGGATCTCCGAGACGCTGCCGCCCTTCGACTTCGGCCGCATCGCCGCGCAATCGGCCAAGCAGATCATCGTGCAGAAGGTGCGCGAGGCCGAGCGCGACCGTCAATATGAAGAGTTCAAGGACCGCATCGGCGAGATCGTCAACGGCGTGGTGAAGCGTGTCGAATATGGCAATGTCATCATCGATCTCGGCCGCGGCGAGGCGATCATCCGCCGCGACGAGATGATCCCGCGCGAGACCTTCCGCCCCGGCGACCGCGTGCGCGCCTATGTCTATGACGTGCGCCGCGAGCAGCGCGGGCCGCAGATTTTCCTGTCGCGCACGCATCCGCAATTCATGGCGAAGCTGTTCCGCCAGGAAGTGCCGGAAATCTATGACGGCGTCATCGAGGTGAAATCGGTGGCCCGCGATCCGGGCTCGCGCGCCAAGATCGCCGTGGTCTCGCGCGATTCCTCCATCGATCCGGTCGGCGCCTGCGTCGGCATGCGCGGCTCGCGCGTGCAGGCCGTCGTCGGCGAATTGCAGGGCGAGCGCATCGACATCATCCCCTGGTCGGCGGACGCGGCGACCTTCATCGTCAATGCGCTACAGCCGGCCGAAGTCGTGAAGGTCGTGCTCGACGAGGACACCGCGCGCATCGAGGTGGTGGTGCCGGACGATCAGCTGTCGCTCGCCATCGGCCGACGCGGCCAGAATGTGCGGCTCGCCTCGCAGCTCACCGGCTGGGACATCGACATTCTGACCGAGGCCGAGGAATCCGAGCGCCGCCAGAGAGAGTTCGTCGAGCGCACCAAAGTGTTCATGAACGCCATCGACGTCGACGAGGTCGTCGGCAGGCTGCTCGCCTCGGAAGGTTTCCAATCGGTCGAGGAGCTGGCCTTCGTTGATCTCGGCGAGCTCGCGACGATCGAGGGCTTCGACGAGGATACGGCGGCCGAGATTCAAAATCGCGCCCGCAACTATCTGGAAAGAGTCGAGGCGGAGAACGAGGCGCGTCGCGTCGAGCTCGGCGTGCTCGACGAGCTGAAGGAGCTCGACGGCGTCACCACGGCGATGCTGGTCAAGCTCGGCGAGAATGACGTGAAGTCGATCGAGGATCTCGCCGGCTGCGTGCCGGACGATCTCGTCGGCTGGTCGGAGAAGAAGGACGGCGAGACGGTCAAGCAGACCGGCTTCCTGGATGGGATCGATATCTCCCGCGAAGAGGCGGAGGCGCTGATCATGGACGCCCGCGTGCGCGCCGGCTGGATCGAGGCGCCGGAGCCCGAGGCGGAAGAGGAAGCCGCCGAGGCCGAGGCCACGGAGCAGAGCGAGACCTTGCAGACAGAGACCGTGCAGACAGAGACGCAGCAGACAGAGACGCAGTGA
- a CDS encoding GNAT family N-acetyltransferase → MLIRPALPEDAAAIWSIVEPILRAGETYALDRDMTEADALAYWLGADKETFVAVEDDDVLGTYYLRPNQPGGGRHVCNCGYMTSLRGRGQGIARRMCAHSLDQAHARGYRAMQFNFVVGVNEPAIHLWLSLGFEIVGRLPGAFRHPTRGYVDALVMFRTL, encoded by the coding sequence ATGCTGATCCGCCCCGCCCTGCCGGAAGACGCCGCGGCCATATGGTCGATCGTCGAGCCCATCCTGCGCGCCGGCGAAACTTACGCCCTCGATCGGGACATGACCGAAGCGGACGCTCTCGCTTATTGGCTGGGCGCGGATAAGGAGACCTTCGTCGCAGTCGAGGACGACGATGTCCTCGGCACATATTACCTACGTCCCAATCAGCCGGGCGGCGGACGCCATGTCTGCAACTGCGGCTATATGACGAGCCTGCGCGGCAGGGGACAGGGCATCGCGCGGCGCATGTGCGCGCATTCGCTCGATCAGGCCCACGCCCGCGGCTATCGCGCGATGCAATTCAATTTCGTGGTCGGTGTCAACGAGCCCGCGATCCATTTGTGGCTCTCGCTCGGCTTCGAGATCGTGGGACGATTGCCGGGCGCATTCCGCCATCCGACGCGCGGCTATGTCGACGCTCTGGTAATGTTCCGGACGCTCTGA
- the mutT gene encoding 8-oxo-dGTP diphosphatase MutT — MSLLLVVAAALVDTEGRVLIAQRPPGKQLAGLWEFPGGKLDPGEWPEQALVRELAEELGIEVETADLAPLTFASHAYEAFHLLMPLYLCRSWRGEPRAREGQTLAWRRPSALDAEQMPPADAPLIAPLVALLG, encoded by the coding sequence GTGTCCTTGCTTCTCGTGGTCGCCGCCGCGCTCGTCGATACGGAGGGCCGCGTGCTGATCGCGCAGCGCCCGCCCGGCAAGCAGCTCGCCGGCCTGTGGGAGTTTCCCGGCGGCAAGCTCGACCCCGGCGAGTGGCCGGAGCAGGCGCTCGTGCGCGAGCTCGCCGAGGAGCTGGGCATAGAGGTGGAGACGGCCGATCTCGCGCCGCTGACTTTCGCCAGCCACGCCTATGAGGCGTTTCATCTGTTGATGCCGCTCTATCTCTGCCGGAGCTGGCGTGGCGAGCCGCGCGCGCGGGAGGGCCAGACGCTGGCCTGGAGGCGGCCGAGCGCGCTGGACGCAGAGCAAATGCCGCCCGCCGACGCGCCGCTCATCGCCCCGCTCGTCGCGCTGCTCGGCTGA
- a CDS encoding RNA-binding protein: protein MRDAEASERTCIVTRRREAPEGMIRFVRAPDGVLTPDIRSRLPGRGAWVTARAEVVAEAVKKQAFARQLKAKVSTSPSLPADVDRLLEADCLQSLAMANKAGAVVAGFGKVCEALEKGSVAALLEARDGSTEGRRKLAQAARRAAAARGRGETAREAISLFDSLQLDLALGRTNVIHAALAPGGPTQAFLARCRRLAAYRGESASGDAQDHDSERTEDVGPLTDRIEQAQPEDRKLDE from the coding sequence ATGAGAGATGCCGAGGCGAGCGAACGGACCTGCATCGTCACCCGCCGGCGCGAGGCGCCGGAGGGGATGATCCGTTTCGTGCGTGCGCCGGACGGCGTCCTCACGCCGGACATAAGGTCGCGCCTGCCGGGCCGCGGCGCCTGGGTGACGGCGCGCGCCGAGGTGGTGGCCGAAGCGGTGAAGAAACAGGCGTTCGCCCGCCAATTGAAGGCCAAGGTCTCGACCTCCCCTTCGCTTCCGGCCGATGTCGACCGGCTGCTGGAGGCCGACTGCCTGCAATCGCTCGCCATGGCCAATAAGGCCGGCGCGGTCGTGGCCGGCTTCGGCAAGGTCTGCGAGGCGTTGGAGAAGGGCTCCGTCGCCGCTCTGCTGGAGGCGCGGGACGGCTCGACGGAGGGACGGCGCAAGCTCGCCCAGGCGGCGCGGCGCGCGGCGGCGGCGCGCGGGCGCGGAGAGACGGCGAGAGAGGCGATCTCTCTGTTCGATTCTCTTCAATTGGATTTGGCTTTGGGCCGCACAAATGTGATACATGCAGCCCTCGCGCCGGGCGGACCGACGCAGGCCTTTTTGGCGCGCTGCCGCCGCCTCGCCGCCTATAGAGGCGAGAGCGCATCCGGCGACGCGCAAGACCATGACAGCGAGCGGACCGAGGATGTCGGCCCGCTGACCGACCGAATAGAACAGGCGCAGCCCGAGGATCGGAAACTGGATGAGTGA